The nucleotide sequence GGCCGGCCATCATCTTCATGCGTTCGCCGGCCATGTGCAGCGAGGAGCCGATGCCGCCGAGCGCCATGGTGTACTTGCCAGGGTTGGTCTTGGCAAGCTTGATGAGCTCGGCCATGTCGTTGGCGGGAAAGTCCTTGCGGGTGACGAGTACGCTGGGGACGCTGGCCAGCATGCTGATCGGGGTGAAGTCCTTGCGGGGGTCGAAGGGCAGGTTCTTGTAGAGGCTGGCGTTGATGGAGAAGCTGTTGAAGCTGACCAGGAGGGTGTTGCCGTCGGCCGCGCTCTTGGCGACGTAGTCGGCGGCGATATTGCCGCCGGCGCCGGGGCGGTTTTCCACGATGACAGTACGGCCCATTTCCTTGGCCATGGTGGCGCCGATGCTGCGTGCGACCGTGTCGGTGGTGCCGCCGGGGGGCGCGCCGACGACCAGTTTGATCGGCGGGTTTTGCTGGGCCAGGACGGGGGCGGCTGACGCTGCGGCGGCGATGGCGGCGAGCGCGATGGCGAAGGCTCGGCGGGATGTCGGCATGATTTGTCTCCTGTATGGTTGTATTGATAACAATACAAGTAGGATACAGCGGACGGACCGGGGTTGTCGAGACTGCCGGGTTAGTGCGTTGATCGAGGGATGCTCGGGCGGTGTGTCGGGCGATGCCTTCGATGGGGATGCTTATGTCGTCCATTGATAAGCTGCTGTCGATCGTCATCGTGCTTATGCCGGTCGTTGGTGAGCTTCTGTCGCGTGTCATTTTGCTCATGCCGTCCGGCGGGGGAGATGCCTGTCGTGTCCGGCCCGCTCGGGCGGTCCAGGGCCTTCGCCCTGGACTACCGCTTCGTCTTCCTCCTTCGGCGGCCGAACGGGCGTTGGAGTTCTTGCGGCTTTTTTGCCCGGCCGTCCTACGTACGGAAGCCCTCGCGCGCCCTCGGACGGGCCGGCCCCGACAGGCATCTCCCCCGCCGGACTCACGGGGTGCCTTAGCGCCGGTCGCTGGGGCGGTCGGTTTTCTTGGCCCTTCGTGGGTTGCGTGTTCGGGTTAAGAAAGAGGTTCTGTTGCCCGTCGTTTTTGGGCCGCCCTGCGCGGCCCAAAAACGCCTACGCGGTCGGGGCATGCGGTGGTTGCCGGTAGCGCCACGGTCGCTGGTAATGCAACGGCTGCAGGTAATGCCACGGTTGCTGGAAATGCGTAGGCCGGGGAATCAAAGTGGAATCTTGGCCGCGCAGGGTGGGGGGAAACAAGGCGGTGTGGCGGGCCGCCCGCCGGCCCGCCACACCGTAGCACCGTGCCTTGCGACGGGCGTTGAGGATGGCGCCGCCGCGATTCGATAGG is from Bordetella bronchialis and encodes:
- a CDS encoding tripartite tricarboxylate transporter substrate binding protein, which codes for MPTSRRAFAIALAAIAAAASAAPVLAQQNPPIKLVVGAPPGGTTDTVARSIGATMAKEMGRTVIVENRPGAGGNIAADYVAKSAADGNTLLVSFNSFSINASLYKNLPFDPRKDFTPISMLASVPSVLVTRKDFPANDMAELIKLAKTNPGKYTMALGGIGSSLHMAGERMKMMAGLDIVNVPYKGTTPAVTDLLGGQVDMMFGSTLNVIPHVKSGALKAMGVSSAKPLASLPGVPPIGDTIKGFESNAWFALFGPAKLPANTLASLNDAARKAVAAPDFRRLLEQESASAVSSSPEELKKFVNEDIDRYAEVVKFTGATVE